The genomic window ATCGACATTGAGTTAAAATCAAATTGTGATGATAATGAACGTTGTACTGGAGCTTACTGTAACAGATGCTGTATGTTATTTCTATAACatagaatttgttttttttttattgtgcttACATTGtaacaacaaatgaaaaaaataaaatcaacaaggttattacaaaatattcaaaaagtaaTCATTTCTCAACAAAATGTCGGATGTTTTTGTATCTTATAAGGAATATAAGTATTACAAACATAAAATAATCGTAAAATcgaatgtttctgttattttccATGTCTCATTTAGCATAGGTTTCATAGTGATCTAGTTTGTTTCTTAGAATATGTAACCCGTCAGATCACTCCTTTATTAGCCGACATCTTTTTTTTGTTTAGTTCTCATTGACAGTAGTGATCACAATTAATAAATTTAGCTCATCAAAGCACCATGAAAAGGTTCCATCTGTCCAAAAATGTACTTGATCAGAATGAATTCAATAGAAACGGAAGTTTCGTCATGTATTTCTAACATCGATATTCATACGTTCATAGTAACTTTAAAAGATTGGAGCTGCTCAACATATCAACTTTTCATCTATAGCAGTATAACATAATGCACTATTATCGTTTTCTTCATATGGTTGATAGTTTACGATGcgtttttatttatcatttataagaGGAAGATATAATTTTAAGACCTATACTTGTAAAAGTCCGTTTTATACCAGGTTTCTGCTTTTATTTAAGCTGTACTGTACATACCACTGTTGTAAACGCCATTTGAAAAATCCAATgtgacaacataaaaaaatatttaaacaaatagatGGAAGTTATGATTCACATTGATATTTTTACTTGTAATTAAGCTGTGATTTTCATGCTATTTTACTTTACAAACAATAGACTAATTATAAACACTGCCGGTCATGTGGTCATGTCAACGTcgaaaacagtttaattttttttataaaagataagGATTCAAAATAGCTGAAAAATAAACATGCAGAGTAAACACATGTTTTTGTCGACTTGCATTTGCCAATATCACCTACTGTGCGTTAATCTTTGCTACCTTAAGGATATGTAAATTAAACAAAgtacttttcatttattttccaaCGCCTACCCATCTACGATTCTGGTTAACATTTACTGGTTATGAGCATCACCATTATTTGTCAACATTTGAATTTTGTGTCACCTGCATGTTATTTTATACGTAAATAGAACTCGTCCTAATACTTTACCACTTCTGAGATGTGTCATTATTATTTAAGGGTTATAGTACATCTCAACCTTGAAGTTTTTGCGTTGTTAAGTTTATTACTTATGATGTGAACATCATTGTTttgtttaagtattttgattaCTTATATAACGTTTTCTATTGTTCACTAGAACTGTCGCATGCTTATTCATAAATGTTGTTCATATTGTTTCGTAGATTTTAGTCCTCCAGTTGTTACAATATCAGTTCGAGAGCCTGTCATCATTGACGATAATGCTACTATTGTTTGTCGTATTTTACCTCTGACTAGAGATACACAGATTTTGTGGTTAATTAGTAATGGAACGTTTTCTAAAACAATACACTCGAATGATAAATACCAAGTATCAACCAGCACTTCAATAAATTCGTCAATTCTGACTATATACTCAGTACAGCATGAAGATGAATTAAAATATTCATGCCAGGCAACAAATTTTAGGCAAACAGGGACAAGCAAAGAAGTGAGATTTAATGCTACTGTATGTaagtttgtttttgtattattataaagatacatatattttttacGTACATGTAATAGTTATCATGTATACCCTCTTTTAGAAGATATATTTTGCTTCATATCTTATTGAACTCTTCTAAAGGGATTTTTTTATGTATAGTGTTGAAGTCTGTACCTTTGGTATGTTGTCTTATATGTCTGATATTTACCACACTGTAAAATCTCCTAATATAGATCTTTTAATAACATAAGATAGAAAACATTCTGTTAGAGATCAATTACCccctttattttaaaagaataacgattcagaaaaagaaaaaaaaatatatcaaatttttacttCGGACTTAAAAAACGATAATCTTGAACTCAGCTGACGTAACttcaattacaaatgtattatgtAAATTTCTcattcacattttattttaaagcGTGTGTAAAATTAATTACATATCATTATCAGTGGTAGAATAAATGAAGAGAAAATTCCTTTCCAAAAGGTTCAATCATATAAACAAGTTTTAAGTCAAACCTTTCACTATCCATATCAATTTAGTTCTTTGTTCAAGGCATTACTAATgcaaaaaatgcatgaaaatacATATCTTAGCATAactgtcaattaaaaaaaatcacaaaaaaaaactgaactccgaggaaaattcaaaacggatagtcccttatcaaatggcaaaatcaaaagctcaaatacatcaaacgaatggatagcaaccGTCACATCTctgacttgctacaggcattttcctatgtagaaaatggtgaatctAACCTTGTTTATAGTTAGCAAAACCTCTcagttgtatgacagtcgcatcaaattcctaTGTTTGGTCTGATTCCTTGTTCATATTTTGCTATAGTTTAGGTTTCTTTTGGACGGCTCTTTAAAGATCGGATACATTTCGTCAAATtgtcattttttctgtattttgcgGTGATATTGTCCAGAAATTTAAGAGATTGTTTGCTCGGTACTCttatatatttgttgatattaCACCACAACTAGGTTCTTTAATACTGCATTTGTTTAAGTTATGACATATCAATAAATACCACATACCGATGTGTTTTATCTGTTATAATTAATCGACGCATACAAGTGTTATAAGTCGCAGCATGAACTGGTTGCCCTTTGGAAGTCAATTGTTTGAATACAACCTCTTGAAAAAGAAATATCAGGCAGTATTGACTCTAATAGATCTTTGGAGTTTGTATTACATGGTAACGAGTACTCCCTGTTAAAAATGTTGACAGGTTTAGGTAAAAATATCTAAGATTCTATGggataaaaaaacataatatataggACAACCtcaagacaaaaataataaagaaaaagaaaacacatcATGTTTACCAAACACATCGacggaaaaaacacaaaaatagtaACACAAAAAATTGAGTTGCACGTATGTGTATTGAAAGAATTAAAAGTTCCCGTTTTACTTCGGCAACAGTGGTAAAGCTCAAAACGGCTACATGACGATGGttacattgaattagtgatttgTTGTGAAGTTACGTGGAAATATGTGATGAATAGTTCAATACGAACTACATGCTTTTGTATTTACTTGCATCATATGCATTTAAGACCATGAGTTTTATGTTAAAAACCTACAACATTTTCATAACACCAACATAGTTTTCAAATTGAAGCAAGGGGGAAATATTATTTGTATGAGCGAGATGGACGCTCTGTTTTACAGAGGAATATACGGTTTGCACCGAAATAGGTCGACAATTTCAAAATCTCAATTGCCTCGTGCTTATTGCAGAAGCAGCAAATAATAATTATCCGTTATTGGCTTGACTCAGCCAACATCCCGCAAAAAGGAGAACAAGTTACCACGGGACAATTGTGCCAGtgttttttattcaatcaatTAGAATTTAATAGAACAAAAGTTGCATATATCTTAAGTTTAAGATTATACacatttcatttatatgtatttattaagATACGATGTTTGATTTAATCATTAAATAAATAAGGTACAGTCTCTACTAGAAAACCGATTTGGCAATTTTGCATCTCATTAAAATGTGTACCAGTATTTTTAGTCTAATTTGATTTCTTTCTTCAGTTTCAACTGATAATATAACTTCAACAGATCACAATTTGACAACACCGGAATCAGTGTCCACCATGAAGTTTGTTACAACCCCTGGAATAACCCCTTCAAACCAGTTGCTAAGCACAAATCCCACAAGGACCTCTTCAATCATATCAATTCGTAATCTCACCACATTGAAATTAAGTTCAACAAGCAAGCATATCACAATATCATCAAGTGCAAAAGGAGCCAGCACTACCATTTCAGTAACAAGTCCAACGACCAAGTCAAGTactatattgacaaatataaaatcCGTAAATACTACCATCACAAAGTATTCAATTTTTCATTCAAGTGTAACAATACCTGGTAGGAACACTTCACCAGCTGTTAGTTCAACAGGAAATTCTGCAACACCAATACCAACTGTAAAAACAATTGGTTCAACAGATCCAACAGTTAGTCAAATTACAAAAACACCAACAGCTTCGTTATGTGATAAAGCTAGTAGTTCAAGTTTTGAAGCAATTCGATCAAAAGTAGGTTCAAAACTGTATACATATTATATGTTATGTAAGAATTGAAGTGTATTGAAACTTGAATTGAGAGTGGTGTCATTGacatcatatcatatcttctcaTTCTAATATGAATGCATATTGAACTCAAAACTATGTTACTATCATCAGTAAAACTGAACTACAAAtctaaatataataaatacaagcAGGCGAGTGAAAACCTCCATGGTTGTCAAGACAATAAATCTAGTATTTGTTCATGCATAATTATGAGCTAAAAATTGGACTTTTAAACTCTTCAGCAAAAAACTAAAAAGATCaaatgacaaacaacagtatacaaacatagaaaaataacGATAACTTAATTTTAAAGGCCTTATGTCTATAGTTGTTTAAATACGTGTAATAATTGTATCCAAtctatttaattttcataaagctGATTGTGGATTGGTGTcatctaataaatattttatgtatgttGTTTTCAGGAAGAAGCCTATTTTCAAAAACTGGTGATAATAGCAACTTGTGCGATCGTTTTTGTAGAATTGGTTATCATTGCATTACTGATATTGCTTGTTCGGTAAGTACACATGTATGAATAGAGcaattgaaaataatgaaaacagaTAAAGTATTTCCGAAGTTTGAGAGACTCGTAAATAATAACAGTTATTATTTGAATAGCTGCCATCGTCAATTCCTAAATCTACGATAGTCTCTTCAAATACAGTAGTATTATTCAAtttgcaaaatattaaaaacacaaaataaaatatctcttaCCATAACAGACTGGATAAATGTTACAAGGCCcatatatgtatcaaataaaatgacggacaaaataaaagtttcaatCACGTACATGTACTGAACAATTGTTTCAATCACATGCTAACTAAGATTATCAAAAATGCACACAAGACCAAAGCgagaaaataataaaacaatattttcaacaattacTTGCTCCTATTCGAAATACTATAAGTTCCATTCTGTTGTATCCTTCAATTGGtctttttgtaaaacattttcagAACTGACAACCAATACCATACATAACTTTCTTTTTCAGTCGACAAAAACGATGGCGTTTAGAGAAGAAAACTGACAAAGCCGTCACACAGTTCTAGAAGAGTTCTACGTGAAACAATGTTAACTAATTCAAATATATTGTCAATTGATAATATGTTTAAtgtaagaaatagccaatctcgaaaaaaaaatctgtcaattaaaatatatagtttgtgTTAGACATGATTTAAGAAGTATTTAAACTAgagattataaaaaaacattttgcctAAAGTTGACAATACTTATAAGCAGCCTACTCGTATTAattttcttttgtgttttgatttataagttttaaagttgatttttttcattatataaataaaacatactttagaagaaaaaaaatacatcatgattacaaaaaaaatatataaaaaaaaaaattcttgttgagGCAGCTTCAATTCCCTAATTCAGTATTCATCAAACTAATGCATATCTAGACTCAAATAATCATAAACGACAAACAGTAGACATGGTTTACTATTTTATTCCAGATGCTTTTTTAGCAGAGGCATGCAACGTATATATAATCTGTACCAACATAGTTATACGGAAGAACGACACATTTTTTCACATCCTAAGACTTTTAGATTCCCGAATTTTCGTCAAATTTGTTTTGTCTCCAAATTGAATCTTGTTCTAGCTTCTTATCGAGTATGTATTAACATGTTGTATCATATATTCATATAAAGGCACACTTACCATGACGGTTCACCAAGTCTCGCCTTTCCCAGTTCATGCAATTACGTTAGCTTTTATTTGATACCTTGATAAAACTTCTAAATCTATATATCAGATTTGAGAATCGGTAAACTACGGTTTTCTAAAtttggttatttatttattttatttaatccACCAACGTTTCTACCATTTACATTTGTAAAAACGGTGCTCAAGTGTGTGCATGTATAAACTTTATAAAAGAATAACGAAGACGTTGTGTttattacaaatgaaaaaaataacctGATTAAATCATATTCATATAGAACACATATAGAACACATTAATCAGCCTTGTCACATATAGAACACATTAATCAGTCTTATTTTCTACCCGTTCC from Mytilus galloprovincialis chromosome 5, xbMytGall1.hap1.1, whole genome shotgun sequence includes these protein-coding regions:
- the LOC143075276 gene encoding uncharacterized protein LOC143075276; the protein is MSLIQYMLILVKLAGIGAYFINLKVMNFPCNATQCKSMKICYSYDKFCNTGLQLKYCLMDMTNNMIDINTTSALKGNSSFYEFKKEHNSGDSPTVLSVLLNQQGEDVVYCEDPASRNESGSAMLVHFESMTTINFSSIDIELKSNCDDNERCTGAYCNRCYFSPPVVTISVREPVIIDDNATIVCRILPLTRDTQILWLISNGTFSKTIHSNDKYQVSTSTSINSSILTIYSVQHEDELKYSCQATNFRQTGTSKEVRFNATVFSTDNITSTDHNLTTPESVSTMKFVTTPGITPSNQLLSTNPTRTSSIISIRNLTTLKLSSTSKHITISSSAKGASTTISVTSPTTKSSTILTNIKSVNTTITKYSIFHSSVTIPGRNTSPAVSSTGNSATPIPTVKTIGSTDPTVSQITKTPTASLCDKASSSSFEAIRSKEEAYFQKLVIIATCAIVFVELVIIALLILLVRRQKRWRLEKKTDKAVTQF